The genomic interval TTTTAGCAATACAGAACCTTTATTTTTTTCTTGCCCATCGCTCCAGCCACCAAGCAAAATGGGATTTTCAAAATTCAGCTTTAGCTTATTTTTCTTTGCATCGTCCTGCGGTTTTTTGGTCAGATAGTTTCTAACAGCATCATACCAATCGAACCATTTAGCATCATCAGAATATAAAAGAGCGGTAAGCATATTGGAAAGCTCAGAATTAATGGGGTTGCCTTTCACTTTACTTTCTTTTACCTGAAAATATTTAACAAGCCAAATAAGCGATTTTGCCGTATCAAGCCACGCCTTTATCTTTAATATGTTATCCTCATTTTTGTAGTCGTTTATTTTCAGTATGTCTGCCGATTTACTGCAAAAATCTTTTGCCAGATCTTCCATATCGGCACAAAGCAGGTTGATAAGGTTTTGGCTTGGGGTAAGGGTTTCATCGATCAGCGATTGGTGATCTTCCAGAACAGATTTCTTGAAAAGGATTTCACTCCAACCATTGCCCTTTTCCTGATTTAGTACTTCAAACAAGCCCGACAACTCCACAGCATCATTGATTTTGAATTGCTCTTCGCGTTTTTTATTGTATGATGCAATAGTTTCACATACTTCCTTTAAATTTTTGTCTTTGCTCAACAAGCCATTTTGTATTCGGTCTTTTATATCGTGCCAGTTGGCAAAATACTTATCGGAAACTCTATCTACGGCAGCTTTCGACCAATAAATGTCGTCCCACTCTTCGGTTTGTTTCAGCCAGTCAATGAACCTGTAAATGGTTTGTACATCCTCCTTTGTTTATACAGCGTCTTGAAAGGCAGAAGTTTTCTGAAATCCTTTTCAACCCTTCGTGCCTGATTGTACAGGTTAATAAGTAAGTTATAATGCCCGATAATCCGATTGTATTCCTCTATTCCCGATTGCGACAAACACTCTGAAAATCTGGCAATTTCAAACATCTTCTCCTCAATGGGAGATGCTTCTATCATTTTATTTGTTTCGGCATCCTTTATATGTGTTGTTCTGTTGGCATCTTTCAAATATTGGTAGGCATTCAGGTACTCGTCTTTTCGTGAAAAAGTTACTTTCGCATTATCCTGTGATTTCTTCTTTTTCTTTTGAACTTTCCCCTCCAAAAACTGAATGCAGTTATCACAAAACTTGGGTAAGTTATCGTGTATAATCCGCGTAGCAACAGCAGTCGCTTTTTCTTCTTTTTTATAGTAATTTTCCCTGTTTTGGTTGTAACCGGAGAAATAGGTGAAGAATTTTTCAAATGTTTTTAAGTGCGTTTCTAATTCCTTTCTCTCGTTCTCATCATCTGTTAACTTCCTAATATTGTTTTTGATATACTTCAATATTCCTGCTTCGGTCAAACATTTGACGCCCTCTTTTTTTAAAACTGGTTTTCCCTTATTGTCTTCTCCCGCCTTTTCTTTTAAAGGTTGTGTTCCAACATCGAAGGTTTTAACAACGGCTTCCCGAAGCGATTTTTCTTCTGAAGTAATCGTATTTTCTTTTTCCTTCTTCAGTTTGTATTTCTCAAAATATTTAGAGAAATCGATTTGTTTAGCTTCATCAGAAGTCAAGCTTCTGTTGATTACCTGCTCGTGTATATGGTCCATAACAGGTTTCAGGGCTATGTACGCATCTTTTATTTTCCTGTCGTTTTCAAGGATATTTCCAAGCAATCTTGCCGCATCTTCTGCTGCAAGTGGTTTCCCATCTTTTCCGATAGGTTTCAGTTCAAACCTCAGCGTTTTGGAAATCTGGTATTTATTTGTAAACTTCTCAAAGATTGATTCATTTTCCATAGATTGTGTCCTCCTTATAAATGCGTTCTAATCAAAAATCCTCTCAAGTCGAACGAATAAATAAAAATAAGGGTTCATTCGTAAACCCCGCACCCCGCCCACAGGGCGGGGCCTTTTGGGTGCGGGGTAAAAAAGTTGAAATGTCAGGAAGGGGTGAGTGAAGTAGGTTGGGTTAGTTTTATCAACCCAACCTTTGCAATAAACCATTGGATTTAGCGCTGCTCAACCCAACCTACAACCTACAAACCAAGCCAAAACGGCTGAGCTTCCCGCTTATATCTGCTCATCATGTGCAGATTTTTCCTGCTTTACCCTCTCATGCAGACAAACCTTTATCAACGCCCCGCGATCAACACCGATCGCTTCACGGATTGTGTCAATGTCGTTAACCAGTGATTCCGCAACATCCAGTGTAAGTCGCACCTTTTTCCCATGACGTATAAGCTTTGCCTTAGACATGTCAATAATGTCATGGATATCTTCACTGGAGTCAAAGCGGCGATCAAATTCAGCGCTGCTTTTAGCCGTTTTTTTCGTTTTCATATAGTTCTACCTCCTTTTTGTTTGCCCGTCTGACCGAAATGATACGGATTGCTTCATTGCGGTTGGTGTAAATTGCGATCCATATCTTCTTTTGGAGCTTGCCGATCACGATCCATATCTTCTTTTGGAGCTTGCTGATCACGATCCATCTGTCTTCTACGGGATGTGGCGCATGGATTTCAATGCGGTTTTCATCCAGCCACAACTCTTTTGCCGTATCAAAGTCGATGCCGTGTGTAGATTTGTTTGAACTGCTCTTGTCGGAATCCCATTCAAACTTCATGGTGTTATTATACATATTTTGTCCAGATTTTCAACATTTACTTATTATGAAAATAAGGGTTCATTCGTAAACCCCGCACCCCGCCCACAGGGCGGCCTTTTGGGTGCGGGGTAAAAAAGTTGAAATGTCAGGAAGGGGTGAGTGAAGTAGGTTGGGTTGGTTTTATCAACCCAATCTATTCTGCAATAAACCGTTGGGTTTCGCGCTGCTCAACCCAACATATAAACTAAAATACGAAAGACGAAGAATAAGTTACACCCGCCAGTTATACAGGTCAAAATCCGCATCAGGGACATGCTCTGCTATATACCCCCTCTTTGGCCACCTCTCCAGAGAGATTTCGTCTTTGACTATTGTGATAAAAAATCTGATTTCATCATTCGTTTTAAGACCAAGTGCATTAAACGGCACAGCAATCTCCACAACATCCTTCACTGCTATCTCTTTAATCTCTGCTTTTTTAGTCCACTGCCCATCCCTATACTTTTCAAATATGTATGCCCATTCAATAGAGGGTCCATTTATCTGTGCCTCTACCTTAGAGTTTTCTGTGGAAAAAATGTTTATTGCAAAACCCCATCTTATATCAGAAGGCATAATCCCGCTTATGAAATCAAATCTGAAAAAGAGGCAGTCAAGATTAAAGCCGTAGTTTATGGAACTTAGTATGCTGCTAGTATCTTTTTCCATGTGCATGGCGCTTCCACCCCATCCGATATCTATCTTACCTGAAGAAAGCCACTCAAAATAATCGGTTATCTCACCGTCAATAACAGGCATTATAAAAGATGTCGGTCTCGCAGCAGGTTCACAAACCCTTTCTTCTGAGATAATCGGAATATCAAGATTTGTCGGCGGCTCTTTACCTATGAGCATATAAAGTTTTTTAAGATGCTTCCTGAACAGTTCATCAAATTCAATGTCATTCATTGATGAGTGTTCTTCCCCATACCACCAGAACCAGTCGCTCCCCTCCGCTGTATATATCTCCTCCCATGCCTCTTTAAGTTTTGAGATACTATCTTCACTTAATTCCATACCGCCCTTTTTTAAGTTATTTTCAAACAGAACCAGTTCATTCGCCTATCGTCACACACTTTATCAAATTATTACTGCTTATTTTTGAATACAGGGCATTTAAAAAATCATTCCCATCATTTTTATAATATTCCCATGCATTTTCACCATCCAGAACTATTGTGACAAGATGACCCTCTATCTCGCTGCCAAGGGATTCCCTGATGTATAACAACCTTTCAACAAGGTCATCTGCAGCCTTTCCTGCATCCCATTTTGAATAAACAAACCCGATTAAGTCAGAAAGTATGCGGTCCCTGAAGACCATCGCAATCTCATTACCACCCTTCAGCATCTTATATGGTTTATACAATATATGCGGGTCAAGACATCTGTTGTTATCATCCCTCCTTATATGTTTGCCTAAAGACTGCTCCAGTATCCTCTCATCAGTTGCAATCCAGTTAATACCATGTCTTGCTATTAAAGATACTGCATCTTCACTTACACCCCCTTCTGGAGGCCACATACCAGCAGGCTTCTTGCCAAAGACATTTTCATGGTATCTAATGCCCTTTGCTATCTGCTCCATTGCATCTTCAGGGTGGACGAATCTTGAATTTGGCAAAACCACCCACGGCATTGCATCTCTGGCAGAGTCAGTATCGCATAAAAGCGGCAGTATCGGATGATAGTACGGAGAGGTTGACAGTTCAATAATACCCAAGTCCTGCATTTTCCTGTATTCATGGATTATGATTTTTAAAATATCATACTGCTTTTCTATAAGCCTTGATTTTTCATCTTCTGTAAAATACTGCCCTTTTTTTTCAAGTCCTTTAAGAAAGTCATCGTCATCACGAAGTAAAGGGTCTATCCACGCAAGATTGAAAAGAACCTGCAGGTCCAGAAAGTCCTGCACAGCATAGTAGCGTATGGCTTCAGAGAAATTGCCATTGTATGAATGCAGCCCCCTTTTTTTAAGCAATTCCCAGTATCTTGGAAACGGCATTATCATATTCTCCCAGTTGGCAAAGAAAAACTTATCTAAGAGAAATCTCTTGTCATCCAAAGTCAATATATCCGCAGGTTTTGTTGTAACATCCAGAAATCTATCCTTTGCCCTGCCTTCTGTGTAGTCTATGAGCTGCTCTAAAAGGGACGGCACAATATTGACTGTCTGGTGGATACTGGGATACCTTTCAAGTATATGCACCATATCATAATAATCCTTTGTCCCATGCAGTCTGACCCACGGCAGGGGATACCTGCCATCTACAGGGTCTTTATATAACGGCTGGTGCATATGCCAGAGAAATGCCACATGAATGGGTGAGTTGTCTTTCATGATCTATCAATCTCTCATATTTACAAACTGCAGATTTATCTCCATATCCTTTGCCTTTAACATCTGGATAACTGCCTGAAGGTCATCCCTTTTCTTTCCTGTTACCCTTACCTGTTCATCCTGAATCTGCGGCTGAACCTTTATGTCACCGTCTTTTATAATCTTAACGATTTCCTTTGCCTTTTCAGTTGGTATGCCCTGTCTGATTTTTATCACCTGTCTCTTTAAACCGCCTGATGCATCTTCAATCTTTCCATATTCCAGTGCCTTTAAAGAAACACCCCTTTTCACCATCTTCCCTTGCAGAACATCTATAACTGCCATCAGTTTATAGTCATCGTCACCTATAACTATTATCTCCCCTTTCTTCTCCCACCTTATCTCACTCTTTGAACCTTTAAAATCATACCTCTGGCTGATTTCCTTTACAGCCTGATGAACCGCATTGTCAACCTCCTGTGTGTCTACCTTTGAAACAATATCAAAAGACGGCATATCATCTCCTCCTGATTGTCAGAAAATGCTATTCCGTAAAATAGCGATTAAAAACCTCGCTATTTTGCATTTTCTTCTATGTTGATAAAATCTATCTCACATCTCCTCCAACAACTATCTCTGGTATGCGCAGTGTTGGCTGGGCATCTGAAACAGGCACACCCTGAGCATCCTTACCGCATGTGCCAATACCAAAACCTAAATCACTGCCCACCATATCAATATCTTTCAGAACCTTTGGGCCATTCCCTGCTAATGTGGCGCCTCTCACAGGCTCTGATATTTTACCATTTTCTATGAGATACCCCTCTGTAACCTCAAACACAAAATCACCATTTACCGTATTAACCTGCCCCCCTCCCATCTTTTTTACCAGAAGCCCCTTTTCAAGAGATGCGATTATCTCCTGCGGGCCTGTTTTACCCGGTGCAATCAGGGTATTTGTCATCCTTGGTATCGGTCTATGAAGGTAAGATTCCCGTCTGCCGTTGCCTGTAGACCTTTTCCCATCCTTCATTGCAGTAAGTCTATCATACATATAACCTTTAAGAATACCATTTTCAACAAGCACAGTCTTCTGCCCCTTTGTGCCCTCATCATCAAAAAAGAATGAACCCCGTTTATTTGGGATTGTCGCATCATCTATTACAGTTATAAGAGGGGATGCAACCTGTTCGCCAATCTTATTTGAATAGACTGAAAGGCACTGCTGTGATAAATCAGCCTCCAGTCCATGTCCTATTGCCTCATGAATCATTGTGCCGCCTGCACTGCTTGATAATATTACAGGCATCTTGCCGCCAGTCGCCATTCTTGAATTTAACAAGATAATTGCCCTTCGTGCCGCTGTTTCGGCAATCTGTTCAGGCGGCATATCTTCTAATATCTCTATACCCATGCAGCCGCCAACAGGTTCATAACCTGTTTGAAGGACATCACCCTCCACAGCAACAACATTCACAAAAAAGAGTATGCTTGTTTTATCTTCCTCTGCCCATGCACCTTCACTATTTATAACAGCCATCCTTCTTGCTCCATCACCATATACAACCTTAACCTGTTGGACCCTTTTATCTGTCCGCCTCGCTGCCATGTTTGCCCTGTTTACAATCTCAACCTTCTCTAAAAGGGGGATACTATGAGGAGGTATCTTTATAAAAAACCCTGCTGAAATATTTTTATGAGTGAGTGCAATATCCCTTTCTGTCTCTCCTTTTTTAACTGCCTGATTTACAGTTTCAGCAAGGGTAATCAGCCCTTTCTGTGAAATGTCATTTGTATATCCGTATGCGGTTTTATAATCAAATATAACCCTTATTCCGCAGCCGACATCCCTGCCAGATATAACCTTTTCAATCCTGTCTTCTTCGCAGACAATTGATGTATTTACAGTCTCTTCAAAGTATATATCAGCAAAGTCTCCGCCTTTTTTGAGTGCAGTTTTCAGGATTTCAAACGGGTCAATACCCTTAATCAGTTCCATTCCGATACCTCCAAGTCTATTGTTTTTTTTTAGCATACATTGTAATATATTTCCATGCCAAAACAGATGCCAAAGTTCTATCCAATTATAGATACATCTCAAGTTTTGCTTTCAAGAATAGATGACATTACAAGAACTATTATTCAAGCAGGTGCAAGGCTCATACAATTAAGAGGAAAAGACATTTCCACACGAAAGTTTGTTGACACTGCAAATATAATAAGACCAATTGCAAAAAAAAACAACGCAGCATTTATTATAAACGACAGGGTTGATATTGCTGTGCTTGTTGGTGCAGACGGGGTTCATCTTGGGCAGGGAGATTTGCCGATAGAAGAGGCAAGAAGGCTCTTGGGAGATGAGAAAATCATCGGCATTTCAACGCACAATGAGGACGAGGCTAAAGATGCACAGACGAGAGGCGCTGATTATATTTCATTCGGACCGATATTTACTACCAAGACAAAAAAGGATGCGCAAGAGCCAAAGGGTATTCTTGAACTTAAAAAAATAAGGACAAAAGTAAATAGCCCCATTGCTGCAATCGGCGGCATAACTTTAGAAAACGCACAGGATGTATATAGGGCAGGGGCAGACTCTGCTGCGGTAATTTCAGATATTTTAAAATCAGATGATATAAAAGACAGGGTTAAAAGATTTATTAGTTTATGAGCACGGTATTAACCATAGCAGGTTCTGACCCATCAGGCGGGGCAGGTATCCAGAGAGATTTAAGGGTATTCTCGGATTTTAAGTGCAATGGTCTTTCTGCAATAACCGCCCTCACTGCGCAAAATTCAAAAAAGGTAAATGCAGTTTTTCCTATTCCTGCCCGATTTGTCAAAAGACAGATTGGTGTACTTGTTGAAGAATATAAAATAGACGGCTTGAAGACAGGCATGCTTGCAGCAGAGGGGATAGTTAAGGTTGTTGTTGGATTTTTAAAAAGAAGGCAGCAGAAAAACATTGTTGTTGACCCTGTATTTGTCTCAACAAGCGGTTATCCGCTCCTTGAAAAAAAAGGGGTTGCAAGATTGAAAAGCGAACTAATCCCTCTTGCAGACATTGTTACGCCAAATCTCTTTGAGGCGCATATACTTTCTGGGATAAAAATTAATGGCATTGATGAAATGCATTCTGCGGCAGAGAGGATTAAAAGACTTGGTTGTAAGGCTGTGCTTGTTAAGGGAGGACACCTCCATAAAATTTCAAATTCCAAATCCCAAATTTCAAATGATGTGCTATATGATGGCGAGGAATTTAAATTGTTTAAAACAAGAAGGGTTCAAAAAGACTTGCACGGCACAGGGTGCATTCTGTCAGCAGGCATTGCAGCAGGGCTTGCAAATGGGCTGGATATGCAGTCTGCGATTAAAAAAGCAAAAAGGCATGTTACAAGGATGCTAATTCAAATATAGTAAGTAGTTACCGCTTACTGTTTACTGCTCACCGCTTACCGCTTTTGTGATTTCTATCTGTCTTGAATTCTCGCCTGTATAATAAAATTTTATAAGAATATATTCTGGCGGTAAAAGAGGCAATCCCTTTTCTGCCCACTCAACAACTGTTACTACATCTGTATAAAAAAAATCCTCTATGCCTGCTTCGGTCAGTTCACTAACACTGCCTAGCCTGTAAATGTCAATATGATATAAAGGCATCCTCCCCTTATATTCATTTACTATTGTAAAAGACGGGCTTTTGACAAGTTCATTTACACCAAGCCCTTTGGCAAGCCCTTGAACAAATGTTGTCTTGCCAGAGCCAAGGTCTCCGATAAGGGCAATAACATCACCTGCTTTAAGTTTAGCGCCAATCTTTTTGCCAAGTTTCCTTGTTTCTTCTTGAGAGTTTGTGTTAAAGATTTCTAGTTTCACGATATATCTCAAACCTGAAGGTTTGAGTTACAAACCCTGTGCAAGTCTGTAACTCAAGGCTTTAGCCTTGATATTCATTTAAAACATTTGGCAGGCTCTTCAAAAGGTCTGTTGCGAGCATTCCAATCTTGCCGATTTTTTCTGTAACACAATCACCTGCAAGTCCATGCAGATACACACCAAGTCTTGCTGCATCTATAGATGAATAACCCTGCGCAATAAAACCTGCAATTATCCCTGTTAAAACATCTCCTGTGCCTGCTGTTGCCATACCGGAATTCCCTGTCATATTTATATAGACCCTGCCAGATGGCTCTGCAATTAGAGTCCTTGCACCCTTTAATACAACAATAACATTATTTTTAGTTGCAGCCTTTGATGCAATGTTTATTCTGTCAGACTGGACATCCCTTGCAGATATACCTAGTAACTTTGCCATCTCTCCCGGGTGTGGAGTTAAAACGATTGGTGCATTTGCATCCTTCAATATATCCAAAACTCCCCTTAACACATTTACCCCATCAGCATCAATGACCATAGGTATCTTAATTTTCTGAACAAGTTTTATGACAAGTTCCTTTATATCTGAATTAGTAGTAAGACCCGGACCTATTGCAATCGCCTCTTTATCTAAAGATAGCGCCTTGATTTTGTCAAACGACATACTACCCATTGTCTTTGCCTTTGTTTCAGGAAGGGGCTCTGTCATAACCTCTGTGAGTTTTTTCTCCATAATATTATTAAGGCTTTTGGGTATTCCGAGTGTAACAAGCCCTGTTCCAACCCTCATGGCACCCAAACAAGTCATTGCTGCTGCCCCTGTTTTGCCAACAGAACCTGCCAGAACAAGGAGGTGACCGAAACTCCCTTTGTGAGAGTTTTCAGGTCTTTTCTTTAAAACACCTTTTATAAAATCAGGAGCAATGGTTTCATATTTAATGCCTGCTTCATCAATGAGTTTTTTAGGTATGCCAATATCAACTATTTCCACTTCTCCTGCATGAGCAGCGCCGGGATATATAAATAGACCAAGTTTTGGAAGCGTCATAGTAATAGTTATATCTGCCTTGACACATGCCCCAAGCACATTGCCTGTTGATGCGTCAAGACCTGTTGGCACATCTATAGCAGCAACTGGTTTGCCAATAGAATTTATAAACTCTATGACCTTTCTATGGATACCCGTTATAGCATTTTCAAGACCTGTGCCAAAGATTGCATCAACGAGCAGATGGCTGTGCCTTATCTGAGAGGCATGTTTTTTAATGTCATCTGCTGTTTTGACTGCATAAATCCTGCCGTCCATTTTTTCCCAGATTTCAAGATTTGTCTTTGCATCACCTTTAACTTGAGACTCCTCTCCTATAAGATATACGGTTATCTCTGCGCCGCCGCTCAAGTGTCTTGCAATTACAAAACCATCCCCGCCATTATTGCCCTTGCCTGCAAATATGCTGACCTTCTGCATATTGCCGCCATACCTTCTTAAGATAATTTCAGCAGCCCCTCTCCCTGCATTTTCCATCAGCACAATGCCGGGGATGCCGTACCTTTTAATAGCGGTCTCGTCAAGTAATCTCACTGTTCTTGCATCCGCAACCTTCATGCAAGCAAAAATATCACAGTGCATGTATGTTTGCAATCCCTTTGCAGTTATTTGTTCTGTAATTTGAAAATAAGAGGGGTGCCTCTTGAGATTATCTTGGGCAGTGAGTGATGGTAGCGTAAACCGTGCTATACTCCCTATTCCCTTATCTGACCATCACCATATATTATGAACTTCTGTGTGGTGAGTTCTTCAAGACCCATAGGTCCAAAGGCATGAATCTTGGTCGTTGATATGCCTATCTCTGCGCCAAGACCTAATTGAAATCCATCAGAAAATCTTGTTGAGGCATTGACAAGGACTGTGGATGAATTTACCTCTTTTAAAAACCTCTGGCTGTTCCTGTAATCCTTTGTGATTATGGACTCTGTATGCAAAGAGCCATATTTTCTAATATGCCTTATTGCCTCATCAATATCATCTACAACCTTTATTGCCAGAATTAGGTCAAGATACTCTGCATGCCAGTCTTCTTCTTTAGCCTCTTTTGCATAAGGTATAATCTTTCTTGTCTCTTCGCATCCCCGTATCTCAACACCTGCTTCAGCATATCTCTTTCCCATCTCTGGTAGAAATCTTTCAGCAATATTTTTATGCACAAGGAGTGTCTCCATTGCATTACATACACCGGGTCTTTGCACCTTAGCATTGAAACAAATCCGGTAAGCCATATCCGTATCACTAGACTCGTCCACAAATATATGGCACACACCTTTATAATGCTTGATAACAGGGATTTTGGAATTTTCAACCACAAACCGTATAAGCCCCTCACCGCCCCTTGGTATAATCAGGTCAATATATTCTTCAAGTTTCAGCATTTCAAGAACCGCTTCTCTTTCTACCACAGGCACGACCTGTATGCATGTATCATTGACGCCCTCTTTCCTGCATGCATCCTTAAGAACCTTTGCTATGGCAAGGTTTGAATTTATCGCCTCACTGCCTCCCCTTAAGATTACTGCATTCCCTGACTTGAGACATAATGCTGCTGCATCAGCAGTAACATTAGGCCTTGCCTCATAGATAATACCTATAACGCCCAAGGGAATCCGCATCTTGCCGACAACCAGACCATTCGGTCTTTTCCACATCCGCGTA from Deltaproteobacteria bacterium carries:
- a CDS encoding CopG family transcriptional regulator translates to MKTKKTAKSSAEFDRRFDSSEDIHDIIDMSKAKLIRHGKKVRLTLDVAESLVNDIDTIREAIGVDRGALIKVCLHERVKQEKSAHDEQI
- a CDS encoding BrnT family toxin, with product MKFEWDSDKSSSNKSTHGIDFDTAKELWLDENRIEIHAPHPVEDRWIVISKLQKKIWIVIGKLQKKIWIAIYTNRNEAIRIISVRRANKKEVELYENEKNG
- a CDS encoding glycoside hydrolase gives rise to the protein MKDNSPIHVAFLWHMHQPLYKDPVDGRYPLPWVRLHGTKDYYDMVHILERYPSIHQTVNIVPSLLEQLIDYTEGRAKDRFLDVTTKPADILTLDDKRFLLDKFFFANWENMIMPFPRYWELLKKRGLHSYNGNFSEAIRYYAVQDFLDLQVLFNLAWIDPLLRDDDDFLKGLEKKGQYFTEDEKSRLIEKQYDILKIIIHEYRKMQDLGIIELSTSPYYHPILPLLCDTDSARDAMPWVVLPNSRFVHPEDAMEQIAKGIRYHENVFGKKPAGMWPPEGGVSEDAVSLIARHGINWIATDERILEQSLGKHIRRDDNNRCLDPHILYKPYKMLKGGNEIAMVFRDRILSDLIGFVYSKWDAGKAADDLVERLLYIRESLGSEIEGHLVTIVLDGENAWEYYKNDGNDFLNALYSKISSNNLIKCVTIGE
- a CDS encoding YajQ family cyclic di-GMP-binding protein, which produces MPSFDIVSKVDTQEVDNAVHQAVKEISQRYDFKGSKSEIRWEKKGEIIVIGDDDYKLMAVIDVLQGKMVKRGVSLKALEYGKIEDASGGLKRQVIKIRQGIPTEKAKEIVKIIKDGDIKVQPQIQDEQVRVTGKKRDDLQAVIQMLKAKDMEINLQFVNMRD
- a CDS encoding TldD/PmbA family protein: MIKGIDPFEILKTALKKGGDFADIYFEETVNTSIVCEEDRIEKVISGRDVGCGIRVIFDYKTAYGYTNDISQKGLITLAETVNQAVKKGETERDIALTHKNISAGFFIKIPPHSIPLLEKVEIVNRANMAARRTDKRVQQVKVVYGDGARRMAVINSEGAWAEEDKTSILFFVNVVAVEGDVLQTGYEPVGGCMGIEILEDMPPEQIAETAARRAIILLNSRMATGGKMPVILSSSAGGTMIHEAIGHGLEADLSQQCLSVYSNKIGEQVASPLITVIDDATIPNKRGSFFFDDEGTKGQKTVLVENGILKGYMYDRLTAMKDGKRSTGNGRRESYLHRPIPRMTNTLIAPGKTGPQEIIASLEKGLLVKKMGGGQVNTVNGDFVFEVTEGYLIENGKISEPVRGATLAGNGPKVLKDIDMVGSDLGFGIGTCGKDAQGVPVSDAQPTLRIPEIVVGGDVR
- the thiE gene encoding thiamine phosphate synthase; the encoded protein is MPKFYPIIDTSQVLLSRIDDITRTIIQAGARLIQLRGKDISTRKFVDTANIIRPIAKKNNAAFIINDRVDIAVLVGADGVHLGQGDLPIEEARRLLGDEKIIGISTHNEDEAKDAQTRGADYISFGPIFTTKTKKDAQEPKGILELKKIRTKVNSPIAAIGGITLENAQDVYRAGADSAAVISDILKSDDIKDRVKRFISL
- the thiD gene encoding bifunctional hydroxymethylpyrimidine kinase/phosphomethylpyrimidine kinase; this translates as MSTVLTIAGSDPSGGAGIQRDLRVFSDFKCNGLSAITALTAQNSKKVNAVFPIPARFVKRQIGVLVEEYKIDGLKTGMLAAEGIVKVVVGFLKRRQQKNIVVDPVFVSTSGYPLLEKKGVARLKSELIPLADIVTPNLFEAHILSGIKINGIDEMHSAAERIKRLGCKAVLVKGGHLHKISNSKSQISNDVLYDGEEFKLFKTRRVQKDLHGTGCILSAGIAAGLANGLDMQSAIKKAKRHVTRMLIQI
- the tsaE gene encoding tRNA (adenosine(37)-N6)-threonylcarbamoyltransferase complex ATPase subunit type 1 TsaE, translating into MKLEIFNTNSQEETRKLGKKIGAKLKAGDVIALIGDLGSGKTTFVQGLAKGLGVNELVKSPSFTIVNEYKGRMPLYHIDIYRLGSVSELTEAGIEDFFYTDVVTVVEWAEKGLPLLPPEYILIKFYYTGENSRQIEITKAVSGEQ
- a CDS encoding NAD(P)H-hydrate dehydratase — its product is MRLLDETAIKRYGIPGIVLMENAGRGAAEIILRRYGGNMQKVSIFAGKGNNGGDGFVIARHLSGGAEITVYLIGEESQVKGDAKTNLEIWEKMDGRIYAVKTADDIKKHASQIRHSHLLVDAIFGTGLENAITGIHRKVIEFINSIGKPVAAIDVPTGLDASTGNVLGACVKADITITMTLPKLGLFIYPGAAHAGEVEIVDIGIPKKLIDEAGIKYETIAPDFIKGVLKKRPENSHKGSFGHLLVLAGSVGKTGAAAMTCLGAMRVGTGLVTLGIPKSLNNIMEKKLTEVMTEPLPETKAKTMGSMSFDKIKALSLDKEAIAIGPGLTTNSDIKELVIKLVQKIKIPMVIDADGVNVLRGVLDILKDANAPIVLTPHPGEMAKLLGISARDVQSDRINIASKAATKNNVIVVLKGARTLIAEPSGRVYINMTGNSGMATAGTGDVLTGIIAGFIAQGYSSIDAARLGVYLHGLAGDCVTEKIGKIGMLATDLLKSLPNVLNEYQG
- a CDS encoding glutamate-5-semialdehyde dehydrogenase, producing the protein MESIILQIAKDSRSASFELANLNTGIKNNALLRMADELLINADAIKEANTKDVALAKGKGLSAAMIDRLTITDKVLNAMSDGVREVAGLPDPVGEITRMWKRPNGLVVGKMRIPLGVIGIIYEARPNVTADAAALCLKSGNAVILRGGSEAINSNLAIAKVLKDACRKEGVNDTCIQVVPVVEREAVLEMLKLEEYIDLIIPRGGEGLIRFVVENSKIPVIKHYKGVCHIFVDESSDTDMAYRICFNAKVQRPGVCNAMETLLVHKNIAERFLPEMGKRYAEAGVEIRGCEETRKIIPYAKEAKEEDWHAEYLDLILAIKVVDDIDEAIRHIRKYGSLHTESIITKDYRNSQRFLKEVNSSTVLVNASTRFSDGFQLGLGAEIGISTTKIHAFGPMGLEELTTQKFIIYGDGQIRE